A window from Streptomyces sp. NBC_00299 encodes these proteins:
- a CDS encoding amino acid ABC transporter permease, with the protein MTVTKEESGQEGADDNDGVTGAGDDGYVPSQRRLDREHYKRARARRATAIAALSTLVTGVFLYLVVVNAPGWPRTKETFFDWQYAREAFPKILEGLWLNVRLLLICGAAVLVLGMLIAVARTLRGPVFFPLRALAAAYTDFFRGLPLIINLMIVVLGVPALRLQGVTVDPVLLGGTALTLTYSAYVAEVFRAGIESVHPSQRAAARSLGLTNRQALRHVVLPQAVRRQVPPLLNDLVSLQKDTGLVSIGGAVDAVRAADIIVGRSLNYTPYIVAGLVFVALTIPMTRFTDWVTARMDRRRAQGGTL; encoded by the coding sequence GTGACGGTCACGAAGGAGGAGTCCGGCCAGGAAGGCGCGGACGACAACGATGGCGTGACCGGCGCGGGCGACGACGGCTACGTCCCCTCCCAGCGGCGTCTCGACCGCGAGCACTACAAGCGGGCCCGCGCCCGCCGCGCCACGGCCATCGCGGCGCTCTCCACGCTGGTCACGGGCGTCTTTCTCTACTTGGTCGTGGTCAACGCGCCGGGCTGGCCGCGCACCAAGGAGACGTTCTTCGACTGGCAGTACGCGCGCGAGGCGTTCCCGAAGATCCTCGAAGGGCTCTGGCTGAACGTCCGGCTGCTGCTGATCTGTGGCGCGGCCGTGCTGGTTCTCGGGATGCTCATCGCCGTCGCACGCACGCTGCGCGGCCCGGTGTTCTTCCCGCTGCGGGCGCTGGCCGCCGCGTACACGGACTTCTTCCGGGGTCTTCCGCTCATCATTAACCTCATGATCGTCGTCCTCGGCGTCCCCGCCCTGCGGCTTCAGGGCGTGACCGTCGATCCCGTGCTGCTGGGCGGTACGGCGTTGACGCTGACGTACTCGGCGTACGTGGCCGAGGTGTTCCGCGCGGGCATCGAGTCCGTCCACCCCTCGCAGCGCGCCGCGGCACGCTCGCTCGGCCTCACCAACCGGCAGGCGCTGCGACACGTCGTCCTGCCCCAGGCCGTACGCCGCCAGGTGCCGCCCCTGCTGAACGACCTGGTGTCGCTGCAGAAGGACACCGGACTGGTGTCGATCGGCGGCGCGGTGGACGCCGTACGGGCCGCGGACATCATCGTGGGCCGCAGCCTCAACTACACGCCGTACATCGTCGCGGGCCTGGTCTTCGTGGCGCTGACCATCCCGATGACGCGCTTCACGGACTGGGTGACGGCCCGGATGGACCGTCGGCGCGCCCAAGGAGGAACCCTGTGA